The following coding sequences are from one Achromobacter sp. B7 window:
- a CDS encoding YeeE/YedE family protein — MSSNASTLPLPSALPPLHINRKPLWIALLLLLAGALYLLQTVSWRQGALWVIGALLGVTLYHASFGFTQAWRVFVSDRRGAGLRAQMLMLGVGVLLFFPFLAAGTLFGQPVTGFVSPPGVSVVLGAFLFGIGMQLGGGCASGTLFAVGGGNTRMLVTLLFFIVGSVVATANFSWWSTLPALAPTSLIKTWGLAPALIANLVVFALIAWGTTALEKRRHGHVISFASRTARPVSLLQGPWPLIWGGVALVVLNFATLALAGRPWGITSAFALWGAKALNAVSGDVASWTYWSKQPSLGAPLRQDVTTVMDIGLMLGALAAASAAGKFAPVWKVPARSLAGAVIGGLLLGYGARLAFGCNIGAYFSGILSGSLHAWLWLPAAFAGSALGVRLRPAFGLAVEKTPPASSC; from the coding sequence ATGAGTTCCAACGCCTCGACCTTGCCCCTGCCCTCGGCCCTGCCGCCACTGCACATCAACCGCAAGCCCTTGTGGATTGCGCTGCTGCTGTTGCTGGCCGGCGCGCTCTATCTGCTTCAAACCGTCAGCTGGCGCCAAGGTGCGCTGTGGGTGATTGGCGCTCTGCTGGGCGTCACGCTGTATCACGCATCTTTCGGCTTTACGCAGGCCTGGCGCGTGTTCGTGTCCGACCGCCGCGGCGCGGGCCTGCGCGCACAGATGCTGATGCTGGGCGTGGGCGTGCTGCTGTTCTTCCCGTTCCTGGCCGCCGGCACGCTGTTCGGCCAACCCGTCACCGGCTTCGTATCGCCCCCGGGCGTGTCCGTGGTGCTGGGCGCGTTCCTGTTCGGCATCGGCATGCAGCTGGGCGGCGGTTGCGCGTCGGGCACGCTGTTCGCCGTGGGCGGCGGCAACACGCGCATGCTGGTCACGCTGCTGTTCTTCATTGTGGGCTCGGTCGTTGCCACGGCCAATTTCAGCTGGTGGTCGACGCTGCCCGCCTTGGCGCCCACATCGTTGATCAAGACCTGGGGCCTGGCGCCCGCGTTGATCGCCAACCTGGTGGTTTTTGCCCTGATCGCCTGGGGTACCACCGCGCTTGAAAAGCGTCGCCACGGCCACGTGATTTCCTTTGCCTCGCGCACCGCGCGCCCCGTTTCCCTGCTGCAAGGCCCGTGGCCGCTGATCTGGGGCGGCGTTGCGCTGGTCGTGTTGAACTTCGCCACGCTGGCGCTGGCCGGCCGCCCGTGGGGCATCACATCCGCCTTTGCCTTGTGGGGCGCCAAAGCCTTGAACGCCGTCAGCGGCGATGTGGCCAGCTGGACGTACTGGAGCAAGCAGCCTTCGCTGGGCGCGCCGTTGCGCCAGGACGTCACCACCGTCATGGACATCGGCCTGATGCTGGGCGCGCTGGCCGCCGCCAGCGCCGCCGGTAAATTCGCCCCCGTCTGGAAGGTGCCTGCACGCTCGCTGGCCGGCGCCGTCATCGGCGGCCTGTTGCTGGGATATGGCGCTCGCTTGGCCTTCGGTTGCAACATCGGCGCGTACTTCAGCGGCATCCTGTCGGGCAGCCTGCATGCCTGGCTGTGGCTGCCGGCCGCCTTCGCGGGCAGCGCGCTGGGCGTGCGCTTGCGCCCCGCCTTCGGCCTGGCCGTCGAGAAAACGCCCCCGGCTTCCAGCTGCTGA
- a CDS encoding arsenic transporter codes for MLLAAAIFILTITLVIWQPRGLSIGWSAVIGAGLALATGVVHLADIADVWRIVWNATATFIAIIVTSLILDEAGFFEWSALHVARWGGGRGRLLFVLIVLLGAAVSALFANDGAALILTPIVMEMLLALGFGPGASLAFVMAAGFIADTGSIALIVSNLVNIVSADFFGIGFGEYASVMLPVNLMAVGSTLVVLLLFFRKSIPPRYDVSQLPSPASAIRDPITFRAGWIVLALLLAGFFVLEPMGIPVSAIAAAGALGLLVIAGRQHIVGTRKIMREAPWHIVIFSLGMYLVVYGLRNAGLTAHLAQVLDRCAEYGLWGAAMGTGLITAFLSSVMNNLPTVLVGALSIADTSATGPLKDAMIYANIIGSDLGPKITPIGSLATLLWLHVLARKGLRITWGYYFKVGIVLTLPVLLLTLAALVWRLQ; via the coding sequence ATGCTGCTTGCCGCCGCCATCTTCATTCTTACCATCACGCTGGTCATCTGGCAGCCGAGAGGCTTGTCCATAGGCTGGAGCGCCGTCATCGGCGCTGGCCTGGCGCTGGCCACGGGCGTGGTGCACCTGGCCGACATCGCGGACGTCTGGCGCATTGTCTGGAACGCCACCGCCACCTTTATCGCCATCATCGTCACCAGCCTGATCCTGGACGAAGCCGGCTTCTTTGAATGGTCGGCCTTGCACGTCGCGCGTTGGGGCGGCGGGCGCGGACGGCTGCTGTTTGTGTTGATCGTGCTGCTGGGCGCGGCGGTGTCGGCGCTGTTCGCCAATGACGGCGCAGCGCTGATCCTGACGCCTATCGTCATGGAAATGCTGCTTGCGCTGGGCTTCGGGCCGGGCGCGTCACTGGCCTTTGTGATGGCGGCGGGGTTTATTGCCGACACGGGCAGCATCGCGCTCATTGTCTCGAATCTGGTGAACATCGTGTCGGCCGATTTCTTCGGCATCGGCTTTGGCGAATATGCGTCGGTGATGCTGCCCGTCAACCTGATGGCCGTGGGCTCCACGCTGGTGGTGCTGCTGCTGTTTTTCCGCAAGAGCATTCCGCCGCGCTACGACGTCAGCCAATTGCCGAGCCCGGCGTCCGCCATTCGCGACCCCATCACCTTTCGTGCCGGCTGGATCGTGCTGGCCTTGCTGCTTGCCGGCTTCTTCGTGCTGGAGCCCATGGGCATTCCGGTCAGCGCCATTGCCGCGGCCGGTGCGCTGGGCCTGCTGGTCATCGCCGGCCGCCAGCACATCGTGGGCACGCGCAAGATCATGCGCGAGGCGCCCTGGCACATCGTGATTTTTTCCTTGGGCATGTACCTGGTCGTCTACGGCCTGCGCAACGCCGGCCTGACCGCGCACCTGGCGCAGGTGCTGGACCGCTGCGCCGAATACGGACTGTGGGGCGCGGCGATGGGCACGGGCCTGATCACCGCGTTCCTGTCGTCCGTCATGAACAACCTGCCCACGGTGCTGGTGGGCGCGCTGTCCATTGCGGACACCAGCGCCACCGGTCCGCTGAAAGACGCCATGATCTACGCCAACATCATCGGCAGCGACCTGGGGCCGAAAATCACGCCGATCGGCAGCCTGGCGACGCTGCTCTGGCTGCATGTGCTGGCGCGCAAAGGGCTGCGGATCACGTGGGGCTATTACTTCAAGGTGGGCATTGTGCTGACGTTGCCGGTACTGCTGCTGACGCTGGCCGCGCTGGTATGGCGGCTGCAATAG
- a CDS encoding AEC family transporter has protein sequence MNAVITAALPVFALILTGWLAARGKVLGPGATDALNRYVVYLSLPALLFRAMTQVDLTHMAHWGFVAAFAGGIAVTFLVSFLPGRGGRRALTDRSIEGLAASYANAGYMGIPLCVALFGAESLAPAAFTTLLTASVLFGFAIALIEFDRQQAPNPAATLLKVGRALMRNPLLAAPVLGLAWAATGLTLPEGIDRYVALLGASASPCALVTIGLFLAQTETATAGPGVLRLVTGKLLLQPAVTAVLAFYVFSMPPLWAWTAVLMSALPIGTGPFMLAKMYGRDARLTSRAILVSTVASVLTVSLLVAWISAHPIS, from the coding sequence ATGAACGCCGTCATTACCGCCGCCCTGCCGGTCTTTGCGCTGATCCTGACCGGCTGGCTGGCCGCCCGCGGCAAGGTGCTGGGACCCGGCGCCACCGACGCGCTGAACCGCTATGTCGTCTACCTGTCGCTGCCGGCACTGCTGTTTCGGGCAATGACGCAGGTAGACCTGACGCACATGGCGCATTGGGGTTTTGTCGCCGCCTTCGCGGGCGGCATCGCCGTGACCTTCCTGGTGTCTTTCCTGCCCGGCCGTGGCGGGCGCCGCGCACTGACCGACCGCAGCATCGAAGGTCTGGCCGCGTCGTATGCCAATGCCGGCTACATGGGCATCCCGCTGTGCGTGGCGCTGTTCGGCGCGGAAAGCCTGGCGCCGGCCGCCTTCACCACCCTGCTGACCGCCAGCGTGCTGTTCGGCTTTGCCATCGCGCTGATCGAATTCGACCGGCAACAAGCCCCGAACCCCGCCGCCACGCTATTGAAGGTAGGCCGCGCCTTGATGCGCAACCCCTTGCTGGCCGCGCCGGTCCTCGGGCTGGCATGGGCCGCCACCGGCCTGACCCTGCCCGAAGGCATAGACCGCTACGTCGCGCTGCTGGGCGCGTCCGCCAGCCCCTGCGCGCTGGTCACCATCGGCCTGTTCCTTGCGCAGACTGAAACCGCCACCGCCGGCCCCGGCGTGCTGCGCCTGGTGACCGGGAAGTTGTTGCTGCAACCGGCCGTCACCGCGGTGCTGGCCTTTTATGTTTTTTCGATGCCACCGCTGTGGGCATGGACGGCCGTGCTGATGAGCGCGCTGCCCATCGGCACCGGCCCCTTCATGCTGGCCAAGATGTACGGGCGCGATGCCCGCCTGACTTCGCGCGCCATCCTGGTTTCCACCGTCGCCTCCGTGTTGACCGTCAGCCTGCTGGTCGCGTGGATCAGTGCCCACCCCATTTCTTGA
- a CDS encoding DMT family transporter, which yields MTPAAPPWLKAAPALFLLLWSSGFVVLKIGLAYADPLTFLAVRYACVVLILAPFMLVLRPALPRGARAWGHLAMVGLLLQAGYFCCTYLSLKLGMPAGGLALIASLQPILIGLLAPLIAHERVDARRWAGLGLGVAGAVLVIVAKASIDVLAPLGLLFAVGALLCITSGTLYEKRFGVATHPVTSNLLQYAVGLAVTAPLAFWLEPMRIEWTGPLLAALAYLVVGNSLVAITLLLTMIRHGEASRVSALFFMVPPCTAVFALMALGEPIPMLAWPGMALAALGILLVTRNPRPRQVE from the coding sequence ATGACACCCGCCGCTCCGCCCTGGTTGAAAGCCGCTCCCGCGCTTTTCCTGTTGCTGTGGTCCAGCGGTTTCGTCGTGTTGAAAATCGGTCTGGCCTATGCCGACCCGCTGACGTTCCTGGCCGTGCGCTACGCCTGCGTGGTGCTGATCCTGGCGCCGTTCATGCTGGTGCTGCGTCCCGCCCTGCCCCGTGGCGCGCGCGCCTGGGGGCATCTGGCGATGGTGGGCCTGCTGCTGCAAGCCGGCTATTTCTGCTGCACCTATCTATCGCTGAAACTGGGCATGCCAGCCGGCGGGCTGGCCCTGATCGCGTCATTGCAACCCATCCTGATCGGCCTGCTGGCCCCATTGATCGCTCACGAGCGCGTCGACGCGCGGCGCTGGGCCGGGCTGGGGCTGGGCGTGGCGGGCGCTGTGCTGGTGATCGTGGCCAAGGCATCCATCGACGTGCTGGCGCCACTGGGGCTGCTGTTCGCCGTTGGCGCGCTGCTTTGCATCACCAGCGGCACGCTTTACGAAAAGCGTTTTGGCGTGGCCACGCATCCGGTCACGTCCAACCTGCTGCAATACGCCGTCGGCCTGGCAGTGACCGCGCCGCTGGCATTCTGGCTGGAACCCATGCGCATCGAATGGACCGGTCCGTTGCTTGCCGCGTTGGCTTATCTCGTAGTGGGCAATTCGCTGGTGGCCATCACCTTGTTGTTGACCATGATCCGCCACGGTGAAGCGTCCCGCGTGTCCGCCCTTTTCTTCATGGTGCCGCCTTGCACCGCCGTGTTTGCGTTGATGGCCCTGGGCGAACCGATACCCATGTTGGCGTGGCCCGGCATGGCGCTGGCCGCCCTTGGCATCCTGCTGGTCACCCGCAACCCGCGCCCGCGCCAAGTAGAATGA
- a CDS encoding GNAT family N-acetyltransferase, with translation MSTQKKSAVRIALGTWDRLREDASAVRYEVFVVEQKVPPEVELDDDDALSVHAVAYGPDGTPMGTGRLLPDGHIGRMAVQKRARGMGVGGLLLDALIEQGHGDGHRMLVLHAQTHAAGFYQAHGFVVEGEEFVEAGIPHVVMTRELK, from the coding sequence ATGTCGACCCAAAAAAAATCAGCGGTGCGTATTGCATTGGGCACCTGGGACCGGCTGCGCGAAGACGCCAGTGCGGTTCGCTACGAGGTATTCGTCGTCGAGCAAAAGGTGCCGCCCGAGGTCGAGCTGGATGACGACGACGCGCTATCGGTGCACGCCGTGGCGTACGGGCCGGACGGCACGCCAATGGGTACGGGGCGCTTGCTGCCCGACGGGCACATCGGCCGCATGGCCGTGCAGAAGCGGGCGCGCGGCATGGGCGTGGGCGGGCTGTTGCTGGATGCCCTGATCGAGCAGGGCCATGGCGATGGCCACCGCATGCTGGTGTTGCATGCGCAGACGCATGCCGCCGGCTTCTATCAGGCGCACGGCTTTGTCGTCGAAGGCGAGGAATTCGTGGAAGCTGGAATTCCGCACGTCGTGATGACGCGCGAGCTGAAGTAG
- a CDS encoding tRNA-uridine aminocarboxypropyltransferase, translating into MSRTLCTRCLRPESHCLCALIPSLSCRTRVVVLQHPSEARHALNTARLAVLGLVGARRVVGERFTTSDWAEPGYTPRLLFPGLAADVLTPGYGRDLDLPIQLIVPDGTWGHARKLLHINPELAALPRVMLPAGLVTRYRVRHADIPGALSTIEAVTHALSAIEAPMNVDALLRPFEALIDGQIEGMGEDLYARHHLQRKVPWR; encoded by the coding sequence ATGTCACGTACCCTTTGCACGCGCTGCCTGCGTCCGGAATCCCATTGCCTGTGCGCGCTGATTCCTTCCTTGTCATGCCGCACCCGCGTCGTGGTGCTTCAACATCCAAGCGAAGCGCGCCACGCCTTGAACACGGCCCGGCTGGCCGTGCTGGGCTTGGTCGGCGCGCGCCGCGTGGTGGGCGAACGTTTTACGACCAGCGATTGGGCTGAGCCCGGCTACACGCCGCGTCTATTGTTTCCGGGGCTGGCCGCCGACGTCCTGACTCCCGGTTATGGGCGTGACCTGGACCTGCCGATTCAACTGATCGTGCCGGACGGCACGTGGGGCCACGCGCGCAAGCTGCTGCATATCAACCCCGAACTGGCTGCGCTGCCGCGCGTGATGTTGCCCGCCGGCTTGGTGACCCGCTATCGCGTTCGTCATGCCGATATTCCTGGTGCGCTGTCGACAATCGAAGCGGTCACGCATGCCCTGAGCGCCATTGAAGCGCCCATGAACGTCGATGCCTTGTTGCGTCCCTTCGAGGCGTTGATCGACGGACAGATCGAGGGCATGGGTGAAGATCTGTACGCCCGCCATCATTTGCAGCGCAAGGTGCCGTGGCGCTAA
- the rnr gene encoding ribonuclease R gives MAKRSNNESKNNRSTPLPEAPPDFDPDVPSREAILTALRAAGSPLSPVELAERMGVERAATMVGFERRLGAMERDGQLMPNRKGVLLLATKLDFVAGKVLGHRDGFGFLLRDDGGPDLFLSPREMLKVLHGDRVLVKPTGEYRGKPEGTIVEVIERRTNKLVGRFLHEHGLSIVVPEDQRIKHDILIPPSDTNGAQHGQVVAVEIMEQPTRHTQPLGRVAEVLGEIDDPGMEIEIAVRKFDVPVEFSEAARKQAARIPDTVRKTDLKDRVDLRDVPLITIDGEDARDFDDAVYCEPVELGTGQRKRPGWRLLVAIADVSHYVRPGDALDDDAIERGTSVYFPRRVIPMLPESLSNGLCSLNPDVDRLVLVCDMVIPATGAKAGTVTAYQFYNAVMHSHARTTYTNIWAALQQPGGPAAAAMRNVMPHVQHLYELFQLLVQGRKKRGAIDFDTVETKIVCNELGRIEQIVPSVRNDAHKLIEECMLAANTCAADFMTRSKHPGLYRIHEGPTPERLQSLREFLRTMGLSLGGGDTPTAKDYGDFLDTVRGRPDYQLLQSMCLRSMQQAVYSPDNMGHFGLAYPGYSHFTSPIRRYPDLLTHRVIKALLAGQRYVPSLDDHAVVIGRTQKEHEHAIWEKMGLVLSATERRADEASRDVEAWLKCWFVKERVGEDFSGTVTGVASFGIFVTLDTLHVEGLVHVSELGGEYFQFNDGLHELRGERTGMRYRLTDKVQVQVARVDLEARRIEFRLVQGTSFDALRKAAARGPDEPVRRVKKAAAPKPAALKGQTAKERRADAKKAGKPPRASKRASPAKKATHKRH, from the coding sequence TTGGCAAAACGATCGAATAACGAATCGAAAAACAACAGATCAACACCCTTGCCCGAAGCGCCGCCGGACTTCGATCCCGATGTCCCGTCCCGTGAAGCCATCCTGACCGCACTGCGGGCCGCGGGCTCGCCGTTGTCTCCGGTGGAACTGGCCGAACGCATGGGCGTTGAGCGAGCCGCGACGATGGTGGGTTTCGAGCGCCGCCTGGGCGCTATGGAACGCGACGGCCAGTTGATGCCCAATCGCAAGGGCGTTTTGTTGCTGGCGACCAAATTGGATTTTGTCGCAGGCAAGGTGCTGGGTCACCGTGACGGGTTCGGTTTCCTGCTGCGTGATGACGGCGGCCCCGACCTGTTCCTGTCGCCGCGCGAAATGCTCAAGGTCCTGCATGGCGACCGCGTGCTGGTCAAGCCCACGGGCGAATACCGTGGCAAGCCCGAAGGCACCATCGTTGAAGTCATTGAACGCCGCACCAATAAGCTGGTGGGGCGTTTTCTGCACGAGCATGGCCTGTCCATCGTCGTGCCCGAAGATCAACGCATCAAGCACGACATCCTGATTCCGCCCAGCGACACCAACGGCGCCCAGCATGGGCAGGTGGTTGCGGTTGAAATCATGGAACAGCCCACGCGCCATACGCAGCCCCTGGGCCGCGTGGCCGAGGTGCTGGGCGAAATCGACGACCCCGGCATGGAAATCGAGATCGCCGTGCGCAAGTTCGACGTGCCCGTCGAATTCTCGGAAGCCGCTCGCAAGCAAGCCGCGCGCATCCCCGATACTGTCCGCAAAACCGACTTGAAAGACCGCGTCGACCTGCGCGACGTGCCGCTGATCACCATCGACGGCGAAGACGCGCGCGACTTCGACGATGCGGTGTATTGCGAGCCCGTCGAACTGGGCACCGGCCAGCGCAAGCGTCCAGGCTGGCGCCTGTTGGTCGCCATTGCCGACGTCAGCCATTACGTGCGTCCCGGCGACGCCCTGGACGACGACGCCATCGAGCGCGGCACCAGCGTGTACTTCCCGCGCCGCGTCATCCCGATGCTGCCCGAATCGCTGTCCAACGGCCTGTGCTCGCTGAACCCCGACGTCGACCGCCTGGTGCTGGTCTGCGACATGGTCATTCCGGCCACGGGCGCCAAGGCCGGCACGGTCACCGCCTACCAGTTCTATAACGCGGTGATGCATTCGCATGCCCGCACCACGTACACGAATATCTGGGCCGCCTTGCAGCAGCCGGGCGGCCCCGCCGCCGCGGCCATGCGCAACGTGATGCCGCATGTGCAGCATCTGTACGAACTGTTCCAGCTGCTGGTGCAAGGCCGCAAGAAGCGCGGCGCCATTGATTTCGACACCGTCGAAACCAAGATCGTCTGCAACGAACTGGGCCGTATCGAACAGATCGTGCCGTCCGTGCGCAACGACGCCCACAAGCTCATCGAAGAGTGCATGCTGGCCGCCAACACCTGCGCGGCCGACTTCATGACGCGCAGCAAGCATCCCGGCCTGTACCGCATCCACGAAGGGCCCACGCCGGAACGCCTGCAATCGCTGCGCGAATTCCTGCGCACGATGGGCTTGTCGCTGGGCGGGGGCGACACGCCCACGGCCAAGGACTACGGTGACTTTCTTGACACCGTGCGCGGCCGTCCCGACTACCAGCTGTTGCAGTCGATGTGCCTGCGCTCCATGCAGCAGGCCGTCTACAGCCCTGACAACATGGGCCACTTTGGTTTGGCCTACCCCGGCTACAGCCACTTCACGTCGCCCATTCGCCGCTACCCCGATCTGTTGACCCATCGCGTCATCAAGGCCCTGTTGGCCGGCCAGCGCTATGTGCCCAGCCTGGATGACCACGCAGTCGTCATCGGTCGCACGCAGAAAGAACACGAGCACGCCATCTGGGAAAAGATGGGTCTGGTGTTGTCGGCCACCGAGCGCCGCGCCGACGAAGCATCGCGCGACGTCGAGGCCTGGCTCAAGTGCTGGTTCGTCAAGGAACGCGTGGGCGAAGACTTCAGCGGCACCGTCACCGGCGTGGCCAGCTTCGGTATCTTCGTCACGCTGGATACCTTGCACGTCGAAGGGCTGGTGCACGTGTCTGAACTGGGCGGCGAATACTTCCAGTTCAATGATGGGCTGCATGAGTTGCGCGGTGAGCGCACCGGCATGCGCTACCGCCTGACCGACAAGGTCCAGGTGCAGGTGGCGCGCGTCGATCTCGAAGCGCGCCGCATTGAATTCCGCCTGGTGCAGGGCACCAGCTTCGACGCCTTGCGCAAGGCGGCGGCCCGTGGGCCCGACGAGCCCGTGCGCCGCGTGAAGAAGGCGGCAGCCCCGAAGCCGGCCGCGCTGAAGGGCCAGACCGCCAAGGAACGCCGCGCCGACGCCAAGAAGGCCGGCAAGCCGCCCCGTGCGTCCAAGCGCGCATCGCCCGCCAAAAAGGCGACGCACAAGCGTCATTGA
- the rlmB gene encoding 23S rRNA (guanosine(2251)-2'-O)-methyltransferase RlmB → MASTQVLAGFHAVVARLRHAPDSIKEIYVEASRRDKRMQTFIEQAEKAGRRVHPVPMERLDGLSRGTRHQGVVALADERQLAVDVDEVLDVIEGPPLLLILDGVTDPHNLGACLRTADAAGVHAVIAPRDRAVGLNATVQRVACGAADTVPYLMVTNLARTMRSLKDRGVWLVGTDDQATDSMHKIDARQPMAWVMGAEGEGMRRLTRETCDQLVNIPMLGSVESLNVSVASAVCLYETVRQRQA, encoded by the coding sequence ATGGCGTCGACCCAAGTTCTAGCCGGGTTTCACGCGGTTGTCGCGCGGCTGCGCCACGCGCCCGACTCAATCAAGGAAATCTATGTCGAGGCCTCGCGCCGCGACAAGCGCATGCAGACGTTCATCGAGCAGGCCGAAAAGGCGGGGCGCCGTGTGCATCCCGTGCCGATGGAACGCCTGGATGGTCTGTCGCGCGGAACGCGGCACCAGGGCGTGGTCGCCTTGGCCGACGAGCGCCAACTGGCGGTGGATGTGGACGAAGTGCTCGACGTTATCGAGGGCCCGCCGCTGCTGCTGATCCTGGACGGCGTGACCGATCCCCACAATCTGGGCGCCTGCCTGCGCACCGCCGATGCGGCGGGCGTGCATGCCGTGATTGCCCCGCGCGACCGCGCCGTCGGCTTGAACGCCACCGTGCAGCGCGTGGCGTGCGGCGCGGCCGATACCGTGCCTTATCTGATGGTCACGAACCTGGCCCGCACCATGCGCAGCCTGAAAGATCGTGGCGTGTGGCTGGTGGGTACCGACGACCAGGCCACCGACAGCATGCACAAGATTGACGCCCGCCAGCCGATGGCGTGGGTCATGGGCGCCGAAGGCGAGGGCATGCGACGCCTGACCCGCGAAACCTGCGATCAGCTCGTCAACATCCCCATGTTGGGTTCGGTTGAAAGCCTGAACGTCAGCGTGGCCAGCGCCGTGTGCCTGTACGAAACCGTGCGCCAGCGTCAAGCCTGA
- a CDS encoding cystathionine gamma-synthase family protein — translation MHQNGFTTTILHSDRQQSVEHGAVHKPMHPSSEFAYDDARELAAVFQGKAGFTYARQGTPTTTALEAKINHMEGGKGTVSFATGMAALSAIFTTLLRRGDHLVSSQFVFGNTNSLLGTLLELGVEITFVDATDAEQVRAAIQPNTRMVFTETIANPGTQVADLAVIGEICREKNLVYVVDNTLTSPWMFRPSTVHASLVMNSLSKYIGGHGNALGGAVTDTGLYDWANYSNIYDAYRKGASTSWGLTQIKKKGLRDMGGTLAAEPAHRIAVGAETLALRMAKHCANALALARFLDEHPGVAKVHYPGLAGHAQHARAAALFGSRFGGLLGVELAEGVDCFDFLNRLRIVLMATHLGDTRSLALPAAHTIYYEMGAERRKQMGIADSLIRVSVGIEDEADLLFDFDQALNGCLKG, via the coding sequence ATGCACCAGAACGGCTTTACCACCACGATCCTCCATTCCGACCGCCAACAATCCGTCGAGCACGGAGCGGTGCACAAGCCGATGCATCCCTCGTCGGAATTCGCCTATGACGACGCGCGCGAGCTGGCGGCGGTATTCCAGGGCAAGGCGGGCTTTACCTATGCGCGCCAGGGCACGCCCACGACCACGGCGCTGGAAGCCAAGATCAACCACATGGAAGGCGGCAAGGGCACCGTCAGCTTTGCCACCGGCATGGCGGCGTTGTCGGCCATTTTCACGACCTTGCTGCGTCGCGGCGATCATCTGGTGTCCAGCCAGTTTGTGTTCGGCAACACCAACAGCCTGCTTGGCACGCTGCTGGAGCTGGGTGTCGAAATCACCTTCGTCGATGCAACAGATGCCGAGCAAGTGCGCGCCGCGATCCAGCCCAACACGCGCATGGTCTTCACTGAAACGATTGCCAACCCGGGCACGCAAGTGGCCGACCTGGCGGTCATCGGTGAAATCTGCCGCGAGAAAAACCTGGTCTACGTCGTCGATAACACCTTGACGTCGCCGTGGATGTTCCGCCCGTCCACCGTGCATGCATCGCTGGTGATGAATTCGCTGTCGAAGTACATCGGCGGCCACGGCAACGCGCTGGGCGGCGCCGTCACGGATACGGGCCTGTACGACTGGGCCAACTATTCCAACATCTACGACGCCTACCGCAAGGGGGCGTCCACCAGTTGGGGTCTGACCCAGATCAAGAAGAAGGGCTTGCGCGACATGGGCGGCACGTTGGCCGCCGAGCCCGCGCACCGCATCGCCGTGGGGGCCGAGACGCTGGCGCTGCGCATGGCCAAGCACTGCGCCAACGCGCTGGCGCTGGCGCGCTTTCTGGATGAGCATCCCGGTGTGGCCAAGGTTCATTACCCCGGCCTGGCCGGCCACGCGCAGCATGCACGCGCCGCGGCGCTTTTTGGCTCGCGCTTCGGCGGCCTGTTGGGTGTGGAGCTTGCCGAAGGCGTGGACTGCTTCGATTTCCTGAACCGCCTGCGCATCGTGCTGATGGCTACGCACCTGGGTGACACGCGCAGCCTGGCATTGCCCGCCGCGCACACCATCTATTACGAGATGGGCGCCGAGCGCCGCAAACAAATGGGCATCGCGGACAGCCTGATCCGCGTGTCCGTCGGCATCGAAGACGAAGCCGACCTGCTGTTTGATTTCGATCAGGCGCTTAATGGTTGCCTGAAGGGATAA
- a CDS encoding Fe2+-dependent dioxygenase: MLIQIADVFTPQEAADIRQRLDASEWVDGKITAGYQSAEVKRNRQLPEQHPLAQELGNLILQRLAANNLFMSAALPRKIFPPLFNRYEGGEAFGYHVDNAVRGITGTAERVRTDLSATLFFSDPDSYDGGELVIDDTYGPRAVKLPAGHMVLYPGTSLHKVNPVTRGARVSSFFWMQSLVREDSQRALLLDMDVAIQRLNQDVAGHASIVQLTGIYHNLLRRWADV; the protein is encoded by the coding sequence ATGCTTATACAGATCGCAGATGTATTCACGCCGCAAGAGGCGGCGGATATCCGCCAGCGGCTGGACGCCTCGGAATGGGTGGATGGCAAGATCACGGCGGGCTACCAGTCCGCCGAGGTCAAGCGCAACCGCCAGTTGCCCGAGCAGCATCCGTTGGCGCAAGAGCTGGGCAACCTGATCCTGCAACGGCTGGCCGCCAACAACCTGTTCATGTCGGCCGCCTTGCCGCGCAAGATATTCCCGCCGCTGTTCAATCGCTATGAAGGCGGCGAAGCCTTTGGCTATCACGTCGACAACGCGGTGCGCGGCATCACCGGCACGGCCGAGCGCGTGCGCACTGACTTGTCGGCCACGCTGTTCTTCTCGGACCCTGATTCCTACGATGGCGGCGAGCTTGTCATCGATGACACCTACGGGCCGCGCGCCGTGAAGCTGCCCGCGGGGCACATGGTGCTGTATCCCGGCACCAGCCTGCACAAGGTGAATCCGGTGACACGTGGTGCGCGGGTCAGTTCGTTTTTCTGGATGCAGAGCCTGGTGCGCGAAGACAGCCAGCGCGCATTGTTGCTTGACATGGACGTGGCCATCCAGCGTTTGAATCAGGACGTGGCGGGACATGCGTCGATCGTGCAACTGACCGGCATTTATCACAATTTGCTGCGCCGCTGGGCCGATGTTTGA